The segment CTTTTTGGGGGGTGGGGGCCTCCTTTGAGGTAAAATCGGCCTGCCTCCGAGCCCGGATAGACCCCTTGGGCCTTCCGGGCCGGGCCGGATGGCCCCGGGGTGGCGGGGGCAACCCTGCCGCCTGCCGCGGTTGCAAAGGAGGTGTTGGACGTGCCCCAAAATCCCCATCGGCGTGCGTTTCTCAGGACCGTAGCCTCCCTGGCCTTTCTCCCCTTGCTCGGCAGGGCCCAGGGTGGGGCCCGGCTCACCCGCCTTTTCGGTCCCCCCCTGCGGGGTCCGGTGCGCCGGGTTTTCGTGGCCGGGCCGCCCGCGGCGGTCATGGCCTATGTCCTGGCCCCGGAGAAGCTCCTGGGCTGGCCCACCCGGTTGGGGCAGGAGGCCTTGGCCTACCTGTTGCCCGAGGTAAGGGGGCTTCCCGTCTACGGGCGGTTGGTGGGCAGTTCAGCCACGGTCTCCGTGGAAACCCTCCTCGCGCAAAAGCCCGACCTCATCCTGGACGTGGGCACCGTGGACGCCACCTATCTTTCTGCGGCGGAGCGCATCTCGTCCCAGACGGGCATTCCTTACGCCTTGGTGGACGGCCGCCTGACGGAGAGCGCGGAGCAGCTTCTGGAGGTGGGCCAGCTCCTCGGGGTGGAGGACCGAGCCCGGCGGCTGGCTGCCTACGCCCGGGTGGCCCTGGCCGAGGCCGCCCGCTACCGGGCCCGCTCGGGGCCCAAACCCAAAGTCTACCTGGCCCGTACGGCGAGCGGTCTGGAAACCGGCCTCGGGGGCTCCATCAACGTGGAGGTCATCGAGGTGGCGGGTGGGGTCAACGTGACCGCAGCCGCAGGCCGGGGCGGGCTCACCCGGGTTTCCTTTGAGCAACTCCTGGCCTGGCAGCCGGACCTGATCCTCACCCAAGACGCCTCGTTCTTCCAGCTGGCCCGGCAAGATCCCCTCTGGCGCCGCCTCAAGGCGGTGCAGACCGGGCAGCTCTACCTGGTGCCCAGCCTGCCCTTCGGCTGGCTGGACGGGCCCCCGGGGGTGAACCGTCTCCTGGGCCTGCGTTGGCTGGTCCGTCGGCTGAACGCGGGGGTAGAGCCCCTGGACTGGCGGGTGGAAACCTGGCTCTTCTACCGCCTCTTCTACGGCCTCGAGCCGAGCGCCCAGCAACTGGAGGCCCTCCTGGCGGGCCTGCAAGGGGGTTGAGATGCGTCCCCTGGCCCAGGGTTCCTGGGGCTTTCCCGTGGGGAAGCGGTCCCATGGGGTGATCTTCGCCTTTCTCCTCCTGCTCCTCCTGGTCGCTGGGGTGTGGGCTTTGGCTGTGGGCCAGTACGCCCTGTCCCTGAGGGAGGTGGGGGAGGTCTTCTTGGGGCGGTCGACGGAGACCGCCCAGGTGGTAATCCTCGGGGTGCGCCTTCCCCGGGTTCTGGCGGCGGCGCTGGTGGGGGCGGCCCTGGCCCTGGCCGGGGCCGCCTACCAGACCCTCTTCCGCAACCCCCTGGCCGCCCCCGACGTCCTGGGGGCCTCTGCGGGGGCAGGGTTTGGCGCCTCCTTGGCCATCCTCCTTTCCTTGCCCCTCCTGCTCGTCCAGTGGATGGCCTTCCTGGGGGGGCTCCTCGCGGTGGGGCTGGTCTACCTGGTGGCCCGGATGGTGCGGCGGCACGACCCCGTGCTGGTCCTCGTCCTGAGCGGGGTAGCGGTGGGCACGCTGTTCTCCTCGGGGATTTCCCTGGTCAAGGTGCTGGCGGACCCCAGCGTGCAACTACCCTCCCTCACCTTCTGGCTCATGGGGGGGCTGAACGGGGTGAACGCCCAGGTGTTGCCGCCCTTGGCGGCCCTGGTGGCCCTAGGGGCCTTGCCCCTCTTCCTCCTCCGCTGGCGGCTTAACCTCCTGAGCCTTCCCGACGAGGAGGCCCTGGCCCTGGGGGCCAACGTGGCCGCCCTGCGGGCAGGAGTGGTGGCCTCGGCCACCCTCATGACC is part of the Thermus caldilimi genome and harbors:
- a CDS encoding FecCD family ABC transporter permease, translating into MRPLAQGSWGFPVGKRSHGVIFAFLLLLLLVAGVWALAVGQYALSLREVGEVFLGRSTETAQVVILGVRLPRVLAAALVGAALALAGAAYQTLFRNPLAAPDVLGASAGAGFGASLAILLSLPLLLVQWMAFLGGLLAVGLVYLVARMVRRHDPVLVLVLSGVAVGTLFSSGISLVKVLADPSVQLPSLTFWLMGGLNGVNAQVLPPLAALVALGALPLFLLRWRLNLLSLPDEEALALGANVAALRAGVVASATLMTAAAVSVTGIIGWVGLVVPHAARLLVGPELSRLLPASALLGGGFLLVADTLARTLAAMEIPLGILTALVGVPAFLFLLARGGRG
- a CDS encoding ABC transporter substrate-binding protein translates to MPQNPHRRAFLRTVASLAFLPLLGRAQGGARLTRLFGPPLRGPVRRVFVAGPPAAVMAYVLAPEKLLGWPTRLGQEALAYLLPEVRGLPVYGRLVGSSATVSVETLLAQKPDLILDVGTVDATYLSAAERISSQTGIPYALVDGRLTESAEQLLEVGQLLGVEDRARRLAAYARVALAEAARYRARSGPKPKVYLARTASGLETGLGGSINVEVIEVAGGVNVTAAAGRGGLTRVSFEQLLAWQPDLILTQDASFFQLARQDPLWRRLKAVQTGQLYLVPSLPFGWLDGPPGVNRLLGLRWLVRRLNAGVEPLDWRVETWLFYRLFYGLEPSAQQLEALLAGLQGG